GAGGAGGTGGCGGGGATATACGTTACTCTCGGCGAGCGCGCAAAGGCCATAGAGGAGTACCGCCGGCTTATCGTGGAAAAGCCCGCCGAGGCCGGTCGTTTCCGCTACCGGATAGCCGCCGAATACATGAAGGCGAACGACTTCGACAGGGCCAGGGCGGAGTTCGGTGAGATATTGAGGTCCTCGCCCCGGAGCCCGCTCAGGCCGGAAATACACTACCAACTGGCCGCCATGTACCACCTCGAGGGGCGGCTCGAAGACGCCATGGAGGCGTACGACACGGTGATCTCGGAGTTCCCCGACCACATGCTCTCCATAGAGGCGCGGCTCGGGGTGGCCTCGGCCCTGGAGGAGTCCGGGCGGCTCGCCGAGGCACTCGAGCGGTTCGTGGCTCTCGAGGGCGACTACCCCAATAAAGAGGTGGTAAGGATACGGATAGCGTCCATAGAGGAGAGGCTTAAAAAGGGGCCCGCCCCCAGGAAGAAGAAAAAGTAGGGCGGCCGGGAAAGGCCCCCTCCATCCGAAAGGGGAGAAAGGGGAAATAATGTCGAAGGAACGTGTTGCAGTACTGGGTGCCGGCAGCTGGGGCACAACGCTGGCGAACCTCCTGGCCGGAAAAGGTTTCGATGTGTCGCTCTGGGTAAGAGAGCCGGAGATATGCTCGGCCATTAAAGAGAGGGCGGAGAACGCCGTCTTTCTTCCAGGGGTAAAACTCTCCCCGAACCTCCGCCCTACCACCTCCCTTGCCGCGGCCCTCCGCGGCGCCTCCATCGTCTTATGCGTGGTGCCGTCGCACGGCATAAGGGACGTCTTCAAGGAAGCGTCGGCCCACATACCGGAGGACGCCATCCTCGCAAGCGCCTCCAAGGGGATCGAGGAAAGCACCGGCCTCACCGCGAGCGCCATATTGAAGGAGACCGTCAAGGGGGAGCGTGAGATTGTAGTCCTCTCCGGCCCCACCTTCGCGAAGGAGGTGAGCGAGGGGAAGCCCGCCTGCGTGTGCGCGGCGTCCGGGTCGGCCGACGCGTCGGCCGCGGTCCAGCGGGCTTTCTCCACCGAGGTTTTCAGGGTCTACACCAATACCGACGCCGTCGGCGTGGAGCTCGGCGGGGCGCTCAAGAACGTAATCGCGCTGGCCGCGGGCATCTCCGACGGCCTGGATCTCGGCAATAACGCGAGGGCCTCGCTCATTACAAGGGGGCTCGTGGAGATGGGCCGGCTCGGGGTCAGGATGGGCGCGAGGCCCGAAACCTTCTACGGCCTCTCGGGCCTCGGGGACCTGGTCCTTACCTGCACCGGCGAGCTCAGCAGGAACAGGACGGTCGGCGTTAAGATAGGACGGGGCCGGAGCCTCGAAGAGGTGGTCGACGAGATGAAGATGGTGGCCGAGGGGGTGAAGACCTCCAGGGCCGTAAAGGAGCTCGCTCGCGTGCATGACGTCGAGATGCCCATCACCGAGGCGGTAATCAAGGTGCTCTATGGGGGGGTCTCCCCGATGGACGCCGTGATGGCGCTTATGACAAGGGAGCTCAAAGAGGAGTGAAAAGGCCCTATGGGGCGAGTATAAAGAGTTCAAGAAGTTTAAGAAGTCTAAAAGTTTAAGAAGTTAAAAGAGGCCAACTTTTTAAACTCTTTAAACTGTTTAGACTATTTAAACTTTGTCTCCCTGCCGCGGCGCTTGCGGAAATAACCGAAAAAGTCTATACTTTGGAGATACGCAAAGGCCTTGCCGCGTCGGCCCGTACGCCGTAACGCTTCGCGAAAGAGGGACCCCTTATGTATCGCAGGTATAAGAAGAGCATCCATTCAAAGATACTCAGCCTGGTCCTCGTGGTTATAGCCATGATGATAGCCGCATCCTACCTCTGGCAGTACAGTAACGAGAAGACGCAGCTCATCGAGGAGAAGCTAAGGGCGAGTGAGATGGTGGCCCAAGTGATACTCAATGACGTGGCCACGGACATGCTGGAGGGGAGGGCCGATATGATCCGCCACTTCATGGAGGATATGAGTGCGGCGGAGCATGTGGACAGGCTCGCTATCATAAGGGGTAACGGCGTAGAGGAAGCCTTTAAGGATATGAAGACCATCCGGGAGGTCGAGGGAAGGCTCGGCGGTGTGAGGCAGGAGTGGTTAAAGGGGCACGCCGAGGTGGAGAATAACGTCGCGGAGGGCGTGGACGACCCGGGGTTTAAAAAGGCGTTCGAGGCGTTTAAGAAGGACTGGCGGAGCGAGCCGGTGCACTATGTGGAGGAGGATGGGAGGTATTTGACCTACCTCCGGCCCATAGAGGAGCAGGAGGCGTGCGGCATGTGCCACGTGCCGGAGGGGGCGAGGGGGGTGCTCATGATCTCCACCTCGCTCGACGGCATGTACGCCGCGCTTAAGGATGCGAGGGACCGGCTCCTCCTCTCTGGCGTCCTCACCCTGTTGATAGTGGGTACACTCCTCTCGCTCCTTATAAGGGCGTTCGTGACCGGCCCCATAGGCAGGGCCGTGGGCGTCATAGAGTCGGTTACCGAAAAGATAGCCGCCGGCAAGGCGAACATCTCGGCCCGCGTGGACGTGTCCTCACAAGACGAGGTGGGCTATCTCGCGAACGCGTTCAACGAGATGATAGAGTCTCTTAACACCAGGGTCAGGGAGAAGAGGCTGCTGCTGGAGAAGGTCAGCAAGAGCAGGCAGGAGTGGGAGACCACATTCGACTCCATAAACGACCTCATCACCATACACGACCGGGACCACAACCTCATGAAGGTCAACAAGGCCTTCGCCGAGAAGGTCGGCCGCGAGCCCAAGGAGCTTATCGGCGAGAAGTGCTACACGTACTTCCACTGCACCGAAGAGCCCATAGACGACTGCCCGCACGACAAGACGCTCGAGAGCAAATGCATGGAGAGCCTTGAGTTGAGGGAGCCCCACTTGAAGGGGGACTACCATATAACCACCTACCCGATATTGAACGAGGTCGGGGAGGTCACGGCGACCGTGCATATAGCCAGGGACATCACCGAGGAGAAGGCCTTGAAGGAGCGGCTCATACACACGGAAAAGCTCTCGGGCATAGGCAAGTTCGTCGCGGGCATCGCCCACGAGCTCAATAATCCGCTTATGGGGATTATGGGCTACAGCCAGCTCCTTATGGAGAGCCCGGGCGACAGGAAGGTGGAGGATATCAAGGACAAGCTCGGCAAGATATACAAGGAGTCCATGAGGACGGCCAAGATAGTGCAGAACCTCCTTACCTTCGCCAGGGCCAGGAAGCCCGAGAGGGCCCGGCACAACCTGAACGACATGGTACGCGAGACGCTCGAACTCAGGGAGTCCTCGTTCAGGTACAACAATATAGAGGTGGTAACGGAGCTGTCCCCGGACGTGCCGGATACGATGGTCGATTACTACCAGCTCCAGCAGGTGCTCATAAACGTCGTCAACAACGCGGCCGACGCCATGGTGGCCCACAGGGGAGAGGGGAAGCTCGAGATAAAGACGACGCTCAAGGGCCGTATAATAGAGATTTCCGTAATCGACAACGGCCCGGGCATACCCGCGAAGTTCTTAAACAGGGTCTTCGAGCCCTTCTTCACCACCAAGGAGACGGGGAAGGGCACCGGGCTGGGCCTTTCCATAAGCCACGGCATACTGAAAGAGCACGGGGGATGGATAGACATCTCGAGCCGCGAGGGGGAGGGGACCACCGTGACGCTGGAGCTCCCCGTGATCGCCAGAGAGGATGAAGAGGCGGAAGGGGAGGCGTCCGGGGAGGAGCGGAAAGAGGCCGCCGCGGGCGCGAGGGTGCTGGTCGTGGACGACGAGCCGGGCATAAGGGAGCCGCTCTCCGACATCCTCTCGGGCGAGGGCTTCTTCGTAGAGGTCTCCTCCGACGGCAAGGAGGCCCTGGACATCATGGAAGGGAAGGAGTTCGACATCGTAATAACCGACATGAAGATGCAGGGGATGGGGGGGAAAGAGTTCTATACCGCCGCCGTTAAAAGAGACGGCCGCATGAAGGACAGGTTCATAGTGCTTACCGGAGATATCTTCAGCCAGGACGTAAAGGACTTCCTCGATAAGAGCGGCTGTCCCTACCTTTTAAAGCCCTTTGAGGCGAAGAACCTCCTGCGCATGGTGAACGACAGGCTCTCTTCGGTTTCGTAACGGGGCCGCTCGGG
This window of the Thermodesulfobacteriota bacterium genome carries:
- a CDS encoding NAD(P)H-dependent glycerol-3-phosphate dehydrogenase is translated as MSKERVAVLGAGSWGTTLANLLAGKGFDVSLWVREPEICSAIKERAENAVFLPGVKLSPNLRPTTSLAAALRGASIVLCVVPSHGIRDVFKEASAHIPEDAILASASKGIEESTGLTASAILKETVKGEREIVVLSGPTFAKEVSEGKPACVCAASGSADASAAVQRAFSTEVFRVYTNTDAVGVELGGALKNVIALAAGISDGLDLGNNARASLITRGLVEMGRLGVRMGARPETFYGLSGLGDLVLTCTGELSRNRTVGVKIGRGRSLEEVVDEMKMVAEGVKTSRAVKELARVHDVEMPITEAVIKVLYGGVSPMDAVMALMTRELKEE
- a CDS encoding ATP-binding protein; amino-acid sequence: MYRRYKKSIHSKILSLVLVVIAMMIAASYLWQYSNEKTQLIEEKLRASEMVAQVILNDVATDMLEGRADMIRHFMEDMSAAEHVDRLAIIRGNGVEEAFKDMKTIREVEGRLGGVRQEWLKGHAEVENNVAEGVDDPGFKKAFEAFKKDWRSEPVHYVEEDGRYLTYLRPIEEQEACGMCHVPEGARGVLMISTSLDGMYAALKDARDRLLLSGVLTLLIVGTLLSLLIRAFVTGPIGRAVGVIESVTEKIAAGKANISARVDVSSQDEVGYLANAFNEMIESLNTRVREKRLLLEKVSKSRQEWETTFDSINDLITIHDRDHNLMKVNKAFAEKVGREPKELIGEKCYTYFHCTEEPIDDCPHDKTLESKCMESLELREPHLKGDYHITTYPILNEVGEVTATVHIARDITEEKALKERLIHTEKLSGIGKFVAGIAHELNNPLMGIMGYSQLLMESPGDRKVEDIKDKLGKIYKESMRTAKIVQNLLTFARARKPERARHNLNDMVRETLELRESSFRYNNIEVVTELSPDVPDTMVDYYQLQQVLINVVNNAADAMVAHRGEGKLEIKTTLKGRIIEISVIDNGPGIPAKFLNRVFEPFFTTKETGKGTGLGLSISHGILKEHGGWIDISSREGEGTTVTLELPVIAREDEEAEGEASGEERKEAAAGARVLVVDDEPGIREPLSDILSGEGFFVEVSSDGKEALDIMEGKEFDIVITDMKMQGMGGKEFYTAAVKRDGRMKDRFIVLTGDIFSQDVKDFLDKSGCPYLLKPFEAKNLLRMVNDRLSSVS
- a CDS encoding tetratricopeptide repeat protein; this encodes EEVAGIYVTLGERAKAIEEYRRLIVEKPAEAGRFRYRIAAEYMKANDFDRARAEFGEILRSSPRSPLRPEIHYQLAAMYHLEGRLEDAMEAYDTVISEFPDHMLSIEARLGVASALEESGRLAEALERFVALEGDYPNKEVVRIRIASIEERLKKGPAPRKKKK